Proteins from a genomic interval of Oncorhynchus nerka isolate Pitt River linkage group LG13, Oner_Uvic_2.0, whole genome shotgun sequence:
- the LOC115139610 gene encoding interphotoreceptor matrix proteoglycan 2-like isoform X2, whose amino-acid sequence MIPRTVLAPHEINSAPGYFSYSNFANKTVSVMPWKCGLIITLFLVLFTLHATAIKERNNRGSLQRGVIGTETEAINSMHLVELLKTTKQNSNVRTIFDLEKHRRKRAAVFHSGVRVCPQETINEVIASHQAYYRLRVCQEAVWEAFRIFFDRIPVTTEYTTWVHTCQHESLCLADLATNFSNSEEHMSMVYRRMNLRDERQSTGAEAAATTAAPEVTGIAGPEETRTAAPEPPTPVTSDSSVPDAPDDTVEEETAAEEDSELPNIIPENHVEEIVEFSIDLVDPGYRELLDDPDSPQYVDLSQHLQDQMLHVFDKLPGFKEISVLGISEAHGSEGPGGVTVHYSLVFQTISEDDTGTPGSTVPSLREMVAKALSEEASLPVDLQSLNFEPVKGIPPTTTPVEEAVEETIEDSIEPAFHNDLDISTDEPEIAMEKPRLDVPLGPVEKENALITFLDSTDIPEKQEEAAPPERGDVPYIYKDTSDELVESESEATTEPEEEVPFITHMIETIQAIDEGTGELVRDYFPTSPAEEYPEPPFGNLVPTNGYPVLPHVDLDITSAHEIKSIETNAPAKLLPNLISEEEAVVEKEAEPTPTTQIKLTTVIATEEEVSNPELPVTTLSAITDQPATEAIEDFEVEDDIIHIPIEGEEVEEPEPEEEVVGISEPEKAIVVEPEPEEEVFEEPEPNEDVVEDPEPEADVDEVMVVKILEPEEEGVEVSEPEEEVVKAPEPEEEVVEEPEEEVVEEPEEEVVEEPEEEVVELLEPEEEVVEELEPEEEVVEELEREEEVVEVSEPEKEVVVEPETEEEAFEGPEPEEEVTEEPELEEEVVEEPEPKEDAVEEPEPEVEVDEVFVVEVLEPEEEVVENLEPEEEVAEELEPGEKVDEVSEPDEEVGEVLEPEEEVVENLEPEEEVAEELEPGEKVDEVSEPDEEVGEVLEPEEEVVENLEPEEEVAEELEPGEKVDGVSEPDEEVGEVLEPEEEVVDEPEPVEGVVELSEPEKEVLEELQTEEEVVEVLEHEKEVLEEIEPEEDVVEEPEEEVVELLEPEEDVVEELKPEEAVVEEPKPEEMVVEEPEPEENVIEVSEHEEKVVEKTEEVFEELEPEEAVVEELEPAEEVVEEPDPEDEVVAKPEHEEEVIEESEPEEDIVEEPEPEEEVVDELKPEEEVVEEPVVEELEPAEEVVEELEPEEEVVEEPEPEEEVVEVSEPKEMVVEKPEEAVVEEPEPEEEVVEEPETEEEVIEVLEHEEKVVDEPEVDVVEEPAYEEEIIEDSEPEEDIVEEPEPEEAVVEELEPAEEVVEELEPEEEVVEEPEPEEEVVEVSEPKEMVVEKPEEAVVEEPEPEEEVVEEPEFEVVEEPAYEEEVIEESEPEEDIVEEPEPEEAVVEELEPAEEVVEELEPEEEVVEVSEPKEMVVEKPEEAVVEEPEPEEEVVEEPETEEEVIEVLEHEEKVVDEPEVEVVEEPAYEEEVIEESEPEEDIVEEPEPEEAVVEELEPEEEVVEELEPEEAVVEELEPEKAVVEELEPKEVVVEELEPAEEVVEELEPEEEVVEEPEPEEEVVEEPKPEEEVVEEPEPEDEVVEEPEYEEEVVEGPEPEEEVVEEPKPEEEVVEEPEPEDAVVEEPEYEEEVIEETEPEEEVVEVLEPEEEEVEEPMPEEEEVQEPEPEEEVVDDPGPKEEVVEVSEPEEEEVEEPMPKEEEVEEPEPEEEEVEDPEPAEGVVEETQLEENISEPPAEEIKIIQPVDSLEDTLFGEETWKPDPVEEDNIVPIEDQSTEEDKEELLPEYHGYEDSYPEKAVDTVEETDDTAEVSEVEVAPLPEESEEKIAMIAEPIPDSTSTPPAESDTVPVVDVTESPSELELMVEDTEEPEVVVIDEEAEEEVVEDSEPEDERVQDLADELDQMDLVSTEPVNLPEASGYSLAPEEHPVETTASPPLRYLTTPSMTTASKGRELVVFFSLRVTNMRFSDDLFNKSSSEYRSLENTFLELLLPYLQSNLTGFKKLEILNFRNGSIVVNSKMKFTKSVPYNVTQAVHCVLEDFCNAAAMRLNIEIDSHSLDIEPADQADPCKFLACNDFSHCVVNRWSREAECLCDPGYMAMDGLPCQSICVLQPDYCQNGGRCEIVPRHGATCRYPEMYTSSRPDKLRTSSVE is encoded by the exons ATGATCCCAAGGACTGTATTAGCACCACATGAGATAAACTCCGCACCTGGATATTTTTCTTATTCTAACTTTGCAAACAAAACGGTTTCCGTTATGCCTTGGAAATGTGGACTCATTATTACGCTGTTCCTGGTCCTCTTCACTCTCCACGCCACTGCAATTAAAG AGAGGAATAATCGGGGCTCTTTGCAGAGAGGAGTAATCGGGACAGAAACAGAAGCCATCAATTCTATGCACTTGGTTGAACTTCTGAAAACGACCAAGCAAAACTCGAATGTCAGAACGATATTTGACCTGGAAAAGCATCGGAGGAAGCGGGCCGCAGTCTTTCACTCTGGAGTGAGAGTCTGTCCTCAGGAGACCATCAATGAGGTCATTGCCAGCCATCAAGCCTACTACAGGCTCAGAG TTTGTCAGGAGGCTGTGTGGGAGGCCTTCCGGATCTTCTTTGACAGGATCCCTGTCACTACAGAGTACACAACATGGGTTCACACATGTCAACACGAGTCTCTGTGTCTCGCTGACCTGGCCACTAACTTCAGCAACTCAGAGGAGCACATGAGTATGGTGTACAGG AGGATGAATCTGCGAGACGAGAGGCAGTCGACCGG AGCAGAAGCAGCCGCAACCACAGCAGCACCAGAGGTCACTGGGATAGCAG GTCCAGAAGAGACCCGGACTGCTGCACCAGAACCACCCACTCCCGTGACCAGTGATTCCAGTGTCCCTGATGCTCCTGATGATACAGTTGAAGAAGAAACCGCTGCTGAGGAG GACTCTGAGCTGCCCAACATTATTCCGGAGAACCATGTCGAGGAGATAGTGGAGTTCAGCATTGACCTGGTGGACCCAGGCTACAGGGAACTACTGGATGACCCTGACTCCCCCCAATATGTTGACCTCTCTCAACACCTGCAAGACCAG ATGCTCCATGTTTTTGACAAGCTCCCAGGATTTAAAGAGATCAGTGTTTTGGGAATCAG CGAGGCCCATGGGAGTGAAGG ACCTGGAGGAGTGACAGTGCACTATTCTCTGGTCTTTCAGACAATTTCAGAGGATGACACAGGGACTCCAGGGTCAACTGTGCCCAGCCTGCGGGAAATGGTGGCCAAGGCTTTGAGTGAAGAGGCCTCTCTGCCAGTGGATCTACAGTCATTAAACTTTGAACCAG TAAAAGGGATTCCACCAACTACAACACCAGTTGAGGAAGCTGTTGAGGAAACAATTGAAGAT TCCATTGAGCCAGCTTTCCACAACGATCTGGACATATCCACAGATGAGCCAGAGATTGCCATGGAGAAGCCTCGTCTGGATGTTCCACTTGGCCCTGTGGAAAAGGAAAATGCGCTCATCACCTTCCTGGACTCTACAGATATTCcagaaaaacaagaagaagcagcaccaccagagagaggagatgtgcCCTACATCTACAAGGACACTAGTGATGAATTAGTGGAGAGTGAATCTGAAGCAACAACTGAACCAGAGGAAGAGGTGCCATTTATCACACACATGATTGAAACCATTCAAGCCATTGATGAGGGAACTGGTGAGCTTGTAAGAGACTATTTCCCAACCTCTCCTGCCGAGGAATACCCTGAGCCACCTTTTGGTAATTTAGTCCCTACTAATGGGTACCCTGTTTTACCCCATGTGGATTTGGATATTACCTCCGCCCATGAAATAAAAAGTATAGAAACTAATGCTCCAGCTAAACTCCTTCCTAACTTGATATCAGAGGAGGAGGCTGTTGTTGAGAAGGAGGCTGAGCCTACTCCGACCACTCAGATTAAGCTTACCACAGTCATTGCCACTGAGGAAGAGGTATCTAACCCTGAATTACCTGTGACGACTCTCTCAGCCATCACAGATCAGCCTGCCACTGAAGCAATAGAGGACTTTGAAGTTGAGGATGATATTATACATATTCCGATTGAAGGGGAAGAGGTTGAGGAACCAGAACCTGAGGAAGAGGTAGTTGGGATCTCGGAACCTGAAAAAGCGATAGTTGTGGAACCAGAACCTGAGGAAGAGGTATTTGAGGAACCAGAGCCCAATGAAGACGTAGTTGAAGATCCAGAACCTGAGGCAGATGTAGATGAGGTCATGGTAGTTAAGATCTTGGAACCTGAGGAAGAGGGAGTTGAGGTCTCGGAACCCGAGGAAGAGGTAGTTAAGGCACCAGAACCTGAGGAAGAGGTAGTTGAGGAACCAGAGGAAGAGGTAGTTGAGGAACCAGAGGAAGAGGTAGTTGAGGAACCAGAGGAAGAGGTAGTTGAGCTCTTGGAACCCGAGGAAGAGGTAGTTGAGGAACTAGAACCCGAGGAAGAGGTAGTTGAGGAACTAGAACGCGAGGAAGAGGTAGTTGAGGTCTCGGAACCTGAGAAAGAGGTAGTTGTGGAACCAGAAACTGAGGAAGAGGCATTTGAGGGACCAGAGCCTGAGGAAGAAGTAACTGAGGAACCAGAACTTGAGGAAGAGGTAGTTGAAGAACCGGAGCCCAAGGAAGATGCAGTTGAGGAACCAGAAcctgaggtagaggtagatgaGGTCTTTGTAGTTGAG GTCTTGGAACCTGAGGAAGAAGTAGTTGAGAACTTGGAACCTGAGGAAGAGGTAGCTGAGGAACTAGAGCCTGGTGAAAAGGTAGATGAGGTCTCAGAACCTGATGAAGAGGTAGGGGAGGTCTTGGAACCTGAGGAAGAAGTAGTTGAGAACTTGGAACCTGAGGAAGAGGTAGCTGAGGAACTAGAGCCTGGTGAAAAGGTAGATGAGGTCTCAGAACCTGATGAAGAGGTAGGTGAGGTCTTGGAACCTGAGGAAGAAGTAGTTGAGAACTTGGAACCTGAGGAAGAGGTAGCTGAGGAACTAGAGCCTGGTGAAAAGGTAGATGGGGTCTCAGAACCTGATGAAGAGGTAGGTGAGGTCTTGGAACCTGAGGAAGAAGTAGTTGACGAACCTGAACCTGTGGAAGGGGTAGTTGAGTTGTCAGAACCTGAGAAAGAGGTACTTGAGGAATTACAAactgaggaagaggttgttgagGTCTTGGAACATGAGAAAGAGGTACTTGAGGAAATAGAACCTGAGGAAGATGTAGTTGAAGAACCAGAGGAAGAAGTAGTTGAGCTCTTGGAACCTGAGGAAGACGTAGTTGAGGAACTAAAACCTGAGGAAGCGGTAGTTGAGGAACCAAAGCCTGAGGAAATGGTAGTTGAGGAACCAGAACCTGAAGAAAATGTAATTGAGGTTTCGGAACATGAGGAAAAAGTAGTTGAGAAAACAGAAGAGGTATTTGAGGAACTAGAACCTGAGGAAGCGGTTGTTGAGGAACTAGAACCTGCGGAAGAGGTAGTTGAAGAACCAGACCCAGAGGATGAGGTAGTTGCAAAACCAGAACATGAGGAGGAGGTAATTGAGGAATCAGAGCCTGAGGAAGATATAGTTGAGGAACCAGAGCCTGAGGAAGAGGTAGTTGACGAACTAAAAcctgaggaagaggttgttgagGAACCGGTAGTTGAGGAACTAGAACCTGCGGAAGAGGTAGTTGAGGAACTAGAAcctgaggaagaggttgttgagGAACCAGAGCCCGAGGAAGAAGTAGTTGAGGTCTCAGAACCTAAGGAAATGGTAGTTGAGAAACCAGAGGAAGCAGTAGTTGAGGAACCAGAACCTGAGGAAGAGGTAGTTGAAGAACCAGAAACTGAGGAAGAGGTAATTGAGGTCTTGGAACATGAGGAAAAGGTAGTTGATGAACCAGAGGTTGATGTTGTTGAAGAACCAGCATATGAGGAAGAGATAATTGAGGATTCAGAGCCTGAGGAAGACATAGTTGAGGAACCAGAGCCTGAGGAAGCGGTAGTTGAGGAACTAGAACCTGCGGAAGAGGTAGTTGAGGAACTAGAAcctgaggaagaggttgttgagGAACCAGAGCCTGAGGAAGAAGTAGTTGAGGTCTCAGAACCTAAGGAAATGGTAGTTGAGAAACCAGAGGAAGCAGTAGTTGAGGAACCAGAACCTGAGGAAGAGGTAGTTGAAGAACCAGAGTTTGAGGTTGTTGAGGAACCAGCATATGAGGAAGAGGTAATTGAGGAATCAGAGCCTGAGGAAGACATAGTTGAGGAACCAGAGCCTGAGGAAGCGGTAGTTGAGGAACTAGAACCTGCGGAAGAGGTAGTTGAGGAACTAGAACCTGAGGAAGAAGTAGTTGAGGTCTCAGAACCTAAGGAAATGGTAGTTGAGAAACCAGAGGAAGCAGTAGTTGAGGAACCAGAACCTGAGGAAGAGGTAGTTGAAGAACCAGAAACTGAGGAAGAGGTAATTGAGGTCTTGGAACATGAGGAAAAGGTAGTTGATGAACCAGAGGTTGAGGTTGTTGAAGAACCAGCATATGAGGAAGAGGTAATTGAGGAATCAGAGCCTGAGGAAGACATAGTTGAGGAACCAGAGCCTGAGGAAGCGGTAGTTGAAGAACTAGAAcctgaggaagaggttgttgagGAACTAGAACCTGAGGAAGCGGTAGTTGAGGAACTAGAACCTGAGAAAGCGGTAGTTGAGGAATTAGAACCTAAGGAAGTGGTAGTTGAGGAACTAGAACCTGCGGAAGAGGTAGTTGAGGAACTAGAACCTGAGGAAGAGGTAGTTGAGGAACCAGAGCCTGAGGAAGAGGTAGTTGAGGAACCAAAGCCTGAAGAAGAGGTAGTTGAGGAACCAGAACCAGAGGATGAGGTAGTTGAAGAACCAGAATATGAGGAAGAGGTAGTTGAGGGACCAGAGCCTGAGGAAGAGGTAGTTGAGGAACCAAAGCCTGAAGAAGAGGTAGTTGAGGAACCAGAACCAGAGGATGCGGTAGTTGAAGAACCAGAATATGAGGAAGAGGTCATTGAGGAAACAGAACCTGAGGAAGAGGTAGTTGAGGTCTTGGAACCTGAAGAAGAGGAAGTTGAAGAACCAATGCCTGAGGAAGAGGAAGTTCAAGAACCGGAGCCTGAGGAAGAGGTAGTTGACGACCCAGGACCCAAGGAAGAGGTAGTTGAGGTCTCGGAACCTGAGGAAGAGGAAGTTGAAGAACCAATGCCTAAAGAAGAGGAAGTTGAAGAACCGGAGCCTGAGGAAGAGGAAGTTGAAGATCCAGAACCTGCGGAAGGGGTAGTTGAGGAAACACAGCTTGAGGAAAATATTAGTGAGCCACCAGCTGAAGAAATTAAAATCATCCAACCTGTGGATTCTTTAGAGGACACTCTATTTGGAGAGGAAACCTGGAAACCTGATCCTGTTGAAGAGGACAATATTGTCCCAATAGAAGACCAGTCAACTGAGGAGGACAAGGAGGAACTGTTGCCTGAATACCACGGGTATGAGGACAGCTATCCTGAGAAAGCTGTTGATACTGTGGAAGAAACAG ATGACACAGCAGAGGTCAGTGAAGTGGAAGTGGCTCCATTGccagaggagagtgaagagaagatAGCAATGATAGCAGAACCCATCCCTGACTCTACGTCAACACCCCCTGCAGAATCTGACACTGTGCCTGTGGTAGATGTAACAGAGTCACCTTCAGAGTTAGAGCTGATGGTGGAGGATACTGAGGAGCCTGAGGTGGTTGTTATCGATGAAGAGGCTGAAGAGGAGGTCGTAGAGGACTCAGAACCTGAGGACGAGCGTGTGCAAGACCTTGCAGACGAACTTGATCAAATGGACCTGGTAAGCACAGAGCCCGTTAACCTTCCAGAGGCCAGTGGATACTCATTGGCTCCTGAGGAGCACCCCGTCGAGACCACAGCTTCTCCACCACTGAGATACCTGACCACTCCCTCCATGACCACGGCGAGTAAAGGCAGGGAGCTGGTGGTGTTCTTCAGTCTACGGGTTACTAACATGAGGTTCTCAGATGACCTCTTCAACAAGAGCTCTTCAGAATACAGATCCCTGGAGAACACCTTTTTGGAGCTG CTGCTGCCTTACCTGCAGTCCAATCTAACAGGATTCAAGAAGCTAGAGATTCTTAACTTCAGGAATGGCAGCATTGTGGTCAACAGCAAGATGAAGTTCACCAAGTCAGTGCCATACAACGTGACCCAGGCCGTCCACTGTGTCCTGGAAGACTTCTGCAACGCTGCAGCCATGAGACTCAACATTGAGATTGACAGTCACTCTCTGGACATAGAGCCTG CTGATCAAGCAGATCCCTGTAAGTTCTTGGCGTGCAACGACTTCTCTCACTGTGTGGTGAATCGGTGGTCACGGGAGGCCGAATGTCTCTGTGACCCGGGGTACATGGCTATGGACGGCCTGCCCTGTCAGAGTATCTGTGTCCTGCAGCCGGACTACTGCCAGAACGGGGGCCGTTGTGAGATAGTACCAAGGCATGGAGCCACTTGCAG ATACCCAGAAATGTATACGTCTTCCAGGCCTGACAAATTAAGAACATCGAGTGTTGAATGA